The proteins below are encoded in one region of Pygocentrus nattereri isolate fPygNat1 chromosome 13, fPygNat1.pri, whole genome shotgun sequence:
- the hlfb gene encoding HLF transcription factor, PAR bZIP family member b, whose amino-acid sequence MSRQLTMNPTFLPPQTHGVLKSLLENPVKLPLHHDDVFGKQREKEKKLEEDHSVPQSAFLGPTLWDKTLPYDGDNFQFEYMNLEEFLSENGIPSSPTQHGQSHHHQQQQQQPQQPCLQQASVSVMDLSNRATTSIHTGMIPQTCLQTPGRQVLPPSRNTPSPIDPESIQVPVGYEPDPSDLALSSVPGQEAFDPRKHKFSEEELKPQPMIKKARKVFTPEDLKDEKYWARRRKNNMAAKRSRDARRLKENQIAIRAGFLEKENSALRQEVADLRKELGRCKNILAKYEAQHGPL is encoded by the exons ATGTCCAGACAGCTCACCATGAACCCAACTTTTCTACCTCCTCAAACTCACGGCGTGCTGAAGTCGCTTCTGGAAAACCCAGTGAAACTACCGCTGCACCACGACGACG ttTTTGGCAAgcaaagagagaaggagaaaaagttGGAGGAAGACCACAGTGTGCCACAGTCTGCTTTCCTGGGCCCAACACTTTGGGATAAAACGTTGCCTTATGATGGGGATAATTTCCAGTTCGAGTACATGAACCTTGAAGAATTCCTCTCTGAAAATGGCATCCCTTCCAGTCCAACGCAGCATGGCCAAAGCCAccatcatcagcagcagcagcagcagccacagcagcCTTGCTTGCAACAGGCCTCAGTCTCAGTCATGGACCTCAGCAACAGAGCCACCACCTCCATCCACACAGGCATGATCCCTCAGACCTGCCTGCAGACCCCTGGCAGACAAG TACTGCCTCCATCACGCAACACCCCCAGTCCAATCGACCCTGAGTCCATCCAAGTACCAGTGGGTTATGAACCCGACCCGTCAGATCTGGCCTTGTCCAGTGTGCCCGGGCAGGAGGCCTTCGACCCGCGCAAGCACAAGTTTTCAGAAGAAGAGCTTAAACCACAACCCATGATCAAGAAAGCACGCAAGGTCTTCACTCCTGAGGACCTGAAG GATGAAAAGTACTGGGCACGGCGTAGAAAGAACAACATGGCTGCCAAGAGGTCACGAGACGCCCGGCGCCTGAAGGAGAACCAGATTGCCATCAGGGCCGGCTTCCTGGAGAAGGAGAACTCGGCTCTCCGACAGGAAGTGGCTGACCTGCGGAAAGAGCTGGGGCGCTGTAAAAATATTCTAGCAAAGTATGAAGCTCAGCATGGCCCCCTGTGA
- the si:ch73-256g18.2 gene encoding small integral membrane protein 36: MGLMEFYLEIDPVTLNLIILIASYVILLLVFLISCILYDCRGKDPSKEYVSEPPAPQQQSPIRLVVMQNSPASSRYNEQNNTAATNYVPPTPTCVRREARWYKWPAYQMDRINCC, translated from the coding sequence ATGGGTCTTATGGAGTTTTACCTGGAGATTGATCCGGTCACCCTAAATCTCATCATCCTCATCGCCAGCTACGTGATCCTGCTCCTGGTCTTCCTCATCTCCTGCATCCTCTACGATTGCCGTGGCAAGGACCCCTCCAAGGAATATGTATCAGAGCCTCCAGCCCCACAGCAGCAGTCTCCCATCCGGCTCGTGGTGATGCAGAATTCTCCAGCATCATCCCGCTACAATGAGCAGAACAACACAGCTGCCACCAACTATGTGCCACCCACCCCGACCTGCGTGAGAAGAGAAGCACGCTGGTATAAATGGCCAGCATATCAAATGGATAGGATAAACTGCTGCTGA